In Massilistercora timonensis, the following are encoded in one genomic region:
- a CDS encoding 6-bladed beta-propeller, which yields MKKGLYILLFAVLIMLSGGCSSEQKLKKEYEALIEETKDDLLPVLDMENGERKKEYDPELLSDDTGAYSKELWTISGGQIDTPAGILCREKDIILVDRGKDCLIRADYEGNFIQSVGGTGNGPLEFVSPTGIASFKDKIYVIDSGNNRVQVLTKDLQFEEELSLADNSDAPTVYENIAVESEHTIYLCGDSLLDRHITKWKDGETTEIGENFYGSIYGDEGRIYAVNRGNICVDTEEIAMTVVSGDNYLFQIENDKLTVSGRLPDGLSVNAFTCFDDQVICFASSLAKLYEFHTDGEWEKTLAVFKDLNEKIDLRNYISAADPQQIFLTNPQTGEVFRIRCHTDE from the coding sequence ATGAAAAAAGGATTATACATACTTTTGTTTGCGGTATTGATTATGCTATCAGGGGGCTGCAGTTCAGAGCAGAAACTGAAAAAAGAATACGAAGCGTTAATAGAAGAGACAAAGGATGACCTTCTTCCCGTATTGGATATGGAAAACGGGGAACGTAAAAAAGAGTATGATCCAGAGCTTCTCTCGGATGACACAGGTGCGTATTCAAAGGAACTATGGACAATAAGTGGCGGACAGATCGATACGCCTGCAGGAATTTTGTGCCGGGAGAAGGATATTATTTTAGTAGACCGGGGAAAGGATTGTCTGATCCGGGCAGACTATGAAGGGAATTTCATCCAAAGTGTGGGAGGTACGGGAAATGGTCCGCTGGAATTTGTCAGTCCTACCGGGATCGCCTCTTTTAAGGACAAGATTTATGTAATTGATTCGGGTAACAACAGAGTTCAGGTTCTGACGAAAGACCTTCAGTTTGAAGAGGAACTTTCCTTGGCAGATAACAGTGACGCGCCGACGGTTTATGAAAACATTGCTGTAGAATCCGAACATACGATTTATCTTTGCGGCGATTCCCTGCTGGACCGGCACATTACCAAATGGAAAGACGGGGAAACGACCGAGATCGGAGAAAACTTTTACGGATCCATCTATGGCGATGAGGGCAGGATCTATGCAGTGAACCGGGGAAATATCTGCGTGGATACAGAAGAGATCGCCATGACGGTTGTATCCGGAGATAATTACCTCTTTCAGATTGAAAATGACAAACTGACCGTGTCAGGCAGATTGCCGGACGGTCTGTCAGTGAATGCGTTTACCTGCTTTGATGATCAAGTGATCTGCTTTGCAAGCAGCCTGGCTAAACTGTATGAATTTCATACAGACGGCGAATGGGAGAAAACCCTGGCTGTATTTAAAGATCTGAATGAGAAGATCGATCTTAGGAATTATATTTCGGCCGCTGATCCGCAGCAGATCTTTCTGACAAACCCTCAGACAGGTGAAGTTTTTCGTATCAGGTGTCATACAGATGAATAA